A single region of the Nitrosomonas sp. Is79A3 genome encodes:
- a CDS encoding DUF6488 family protein, with the protein MKNLLRMTLLTTVLIFSSGVIADEANSCHFHGKTIATEEVVINCAVERKELLIKQSKIDSSWKTIEQDKIELVDGKKGKEWLVTFTNPTVDDKTKEKLYMFFTAPGNFIAANFTGK; encoded by the coding sequence ATGAAAAACTTATTACGTATGACCCTATTGACCACCGTTTTGATTTTTTCAAGTGGAGTTATAGCGGACGAAGCCAACAGTTGCCATTTTCATGGAAAAACAATTGCTACGGAAGAAGTCGTAATTAATTGCGCGGTTGAGCGAAAAGAGCTATTGATTAAGCAAAGCAAGATCGACTCGTCCTGGAAAACGATTGAACAAGATAAGATCGAGCTAGTAGACGGAAAAAAAGGCAAAGAATGGCTAGTCACATTTACCAATCCTACTGTTGATGACAAGACGAAAGAAAAACTTTATATGTTTTTCACAGCCCCGGGCAATTTTATTGCTGCAAACTTCACCGGAAAGTAA
- a CDS encoding zinc ribbon domain-containing protein, whose translation MPTYDYLCTQCKLQFETRHSMNAPNPNCPACGSTTEKVILSAPATHGNMARGRDLAIRSLQPKTDPVNHVHIPGCGCSRHKHS comes from the coding sequence ATGCCAACTTATGATTACTTGTGCACACAGTGCAAACTACAATTCGAGACGCGTCATTCAATGAATGCGCCCAATCCAAATTGTCCGGCATGCGGGAGTACGACAGAAAAGGTTATTCTTTCTGCTCCCGCGACGCATGGCAACATGGCGCGTGGCCGTGACCTGGCAATACGTTCACTTCAGCCAAAAACCGATCCGGTAAATCACGTACACATACCTGGATGCGGATGTAGTCGTCATAAGCATTCTTAG
- a CDS encoding putative phosphothreonine lyase domain-containg protein — protein MTNKKLYGAKKDFEADVVQSVEEGNPSEVTHAAFIVATYRGENPQPEPKRVGKWLLFVAEKYIDDTWRNVKKAVEDGKLWKQAKVSTAWRSKGSVYVVCVYTYDCDDESDVMKIRGHLREMGFKRAASYKSDEQTIAGIYSDLSAGFALYKA, from the coding sequence ATGACAAATAAAAAACTGTATGGCGCGAAGAAAGACTTTGAAGCCGATGTTGTGCAGTCTGTCGAAGAAGGAAATCCCAGTGAAGTAACTCATGCAGCATTTATCGTAGCAACTTATAGAGGGGAAAATCCCCAGCCAGAGCCTAAACGAGTAGGGAAATGGCTGCTCTTTGTTGCTGAAAAATATATTGACGACACGTGGCGCAACGTAAAGAAGGCTGTTGAAGATGGAAAACTATGGAAGCAAGCAAAGGTATCCACTGCTTGGCGAAGCAAGGGTAGCGTTTATGTCGTGTGTGTTTACACCTACGATTGTGATGATGAGAGCGATGTTATGAAAATAAGAGGTCATCTGCGTGAAATGGGTTTCAAAAGAGCTGCGTCATATAAAAGCGATGAACAAACCATCGCCGGTATCTATTCTGACCTCTCTGCAGGTTTTGCTCTGTATAAAGCCTAA
- a CDS encoding HupE/UreJ family protein: protein MPFILLFFLMPDAAIAHGISEEDKLRMLNGGYLQYMGLGASHMLTGYDHLLFLFGVVFFLSSFKDIAKFVTAFTVGHCITLIFATFYQITWNYFLIDAFIALSVIYKGFDNNGGFQKYLDMKSPNLLGAVFLFGLLHGFGLSTRLQQLPLGDDNAGILLRILSFNLGVEIGQIVALMVMVAVLSLWRHKPSFKRFSFASNQALVYAGTLLLLMQLHGYQHDSDPDSFRFPSQEHKHAHEDLEVEQSTDTGRDSL from the coding sequence GTGCCCTTTATTTTATTATTCTTTTTAATGCCGGATGCCGCGATAGCCCATGGCATTTCCGAGGAAGATAAGCTACGCATGCTAAATGGGGGTTATCTTCAATACATGGGGCTTGGTGCAAGCCACATGTTAACTGGATATGATCATTTGCTGTTTCTATTTGGGGTGGTGTTTTTCCTGTCCAGTTTCAAGGACATAGCCAAGTTTGTAACAGCCTTCACAGTCGGGCACTGCATCACTCTAATTTTTGCAACCTTCTACCAGATTACCTGGAATTACTTTTTGATTGATGCATTTATTGCGCTTAGCGTGATTTATAAAGGCTTTGACAATAACGGTGGCTTCCAGAAGTATCTGGATATGAAATCTCCCAATCTGTTGGGAGCAGTTTTTCTATTTGGCTTACTTCACGGCTTTGGCCTTTCAACTCGCCTCCAGCAGTTGCCACTCGGTGACGACAATGCCGGTATTCTGTTACGGATATTGAGTTTTAACCTGGGCGTGGAAATAGGTCAGATCGTCGCTTTGATGGTCATGGTAGCCGTGCTTTCTCTATGGAGACATAAGCCGTCTTTTAAACGATTCAGCTTTGCGTCTAATCAAGCTCTCGTTTATGCGGGAACACTCTTGCTGTTGATGCAATTGCACGGGTATCAACATGATTCTGACCCTGATAGTTTTCGCTTTCCCAGCCAAGAACACAAACATGCACATGAGGATCTAGAAGTTGAACAAAGTACCGATACTGGACGAGACAGTCTTTAA
- a CDS encoding carbonic anhydrase produces the protein MKTLKEELGTRVAAYDLWAQRRRHGQDGHNNRKLWVLACMDERLPIDEALGIHVDTPAGGGDAHCFRNAGGIVTDDAIRSAMLTCNFFGTKEIVIVQHTQCGMLSVNATDLEKMLRDKGIDTDNIAMDPTLPELKLDKGAFAKWIGMMDDVDETCMKTIEAFKNHPLIPKDVVISGWVWEVETRRLRAPTRDAEKRARTDVTSAQFGVKVKQPPRWS, from the coding sequence TTGAAAACTCTCAAAGAAGAATTAGGCACACGCGTTGCCGCATATGATCTCTGGGCACAACGCCGCCGTCATGGTCAGGACGGACATAATAATCGCAAGTTGTGGGTGCTTGCCTGTATGGACGAACGTCTACCGATAGATGAAGCGCTAGGTATCCATGTAGATACTCCAGCAGGTGGTGGAGATGCGCATTGCTTCCGTAATGCCGGAGGTATCGTTACCGATGATGCAATTCGCTCAGCAATGCTGACTTGCAACTTCTTTGGCACAAAGGAAATCGTCATCGTACAACATACGCAATGCGGTATGCTGTCTGTCAATGCGACCGATCTTGAAAAAATGTTACGTGACAAAGGGATCGACACCGACAATATCGCCATGGACCCGACATTGCCCGAATTAAAGCTGGACAAAGGCGCTTTTGCTAAGTGGATCGGGATGATGGATGACGTGGATGAAACCTGCATGAAGACAATAGAGGCATTTAAAAATCACCCGCTCATTCCCAAGGATGTGGTCATCAGCGGATGGGTTTGGGAAGTTGAGACTCGCCGGCTGCGAGCACCGACACGAGATGCTGAAAAACGAGCCAGAACCGATGTCACCTCAGCGCAATTCGGCGTCAAAGTGAAGCAACCACCTCGTTGGAGCTAA
- a CDS encoding class I SAM-dependent methyltransferase → MDADFSNDNRLVESNSRIVKKLTLKRAVFECFNKGSGWKLTALVVDIKFLLWKIQHPGASFSDYYAGSIAGGLKQGRSHKTLGNKKFLSGSLASDPDQFSQAENQIRGTNYFEMAKKYGLQPDHICIDYGCGSLRVGQHLINYLQPGKYLGLDIVSDFYEAGKTLLADRVLETKTPQFQIINPIVIEAASIQYPHFIFSFAVLKHVPPTELNTYFRNIIGMMAPYSQAIITFNQAERSTRTGAKIWDYCQDEIITSVCEQGLDLYCTINPVYTESEGESLPRISVLLIRKKEYSTSSIYIAEI, encoded by the coding sequence ATGGACGCTGATTTCTCAAACGATAATCGATTGGTTGAAAGTAACAGTAGAATAGTTAAGAAACTAACATTAAAGCGAGCTGTATTCGAGTGCTTCAATAAGGGAAGTGGATGGAAGTTAACTGCATTAGTAGTCGACATTAAATTCCTTCTCTGGAAGATTCAACATCCGGGCGCCAGCTTCTCAGATTATTATGCAGGCTCAATCGCCGGTGGATTGAAGCAAGGGCGATCGCACAAGACGCTTGGTAACAAGAAATTTTTATCTGGATCACTAGCATCAGACCCTGATCAGTTTAGCCAGGCGGAAAATCAGATTCGCGGTACAAACTACTTTGAAATGGCTAAGAAGTATGGACTGCAGCCAGATCACATTTGCATAGACTACGGATGCGGAAGCCTACGGGTTGGGCAACATCTGATCAACTATCTCCAGCCGGGAAAATATTTGGGGCTTGATATTGTTAGCGACTTCTACGAGGCAGGTAAGACATTACTTGCAGACAGGGTTTTAGAAACGAAAACACCTCAATTTCAGATTATCAATCCAATAGTAATCGAAGCGGCAAGTATACAGTATCCGCATTTTATCTTTAGTTTCGCAGTCTTGAAGCACGTGCCACCAACAGAGCTTAATACATACTTCCGTAACATTATTGGCATGATGGCACCTTATTCGCAGGCGATAATAACTTTTAACCAGGCTGAACGTTCGACTCGAACAGGTGCAAAGATCTGGGATTATTGTCAAGATGAGATCATTACCAGTGTATGTGAACAAGGATTGGATCTTTATTGCACTATTAACCCTGTGTATACCGAGTCCGAAGGAGAATCGTTGCCGCGAATATCCGTATTACTGATCAGGAAGAAGGAATACTCTACATCTAGCATCTATATAGCAGAGATTTAA
- a CDS encoding IS3 family transposase (programmed frameshift) — MNKTNKYSPEVKERAVRLVQEHRSEYPSLWATIESIAPKIGCAPPTLHDWVKKHEIDTGLRDGITSEERERIKALEREVKELRRANEILKLASAFFGPGGARPQTQILRSFIDRYRDTHGVEPICKVLQVAPSGYRRHAAERRNPALRCTRAQRDEVLMPEIQRVWQANLQVYGADKVWRQLKREGMQVARCTVERLMKRLGLEGVRRGKVVRTTVPDKALPCPLDRVNRQFKADRPNQLWVSDFTYVSTWQGWLYVAFVIDVFARCIVGWRVSSSMHTDFVLDALEQALYARQPELGALIHHSDRGSQYVSIRYTERLAEAGIEPSVGSKGDSYDNALAETINGLYKAELIHKQGPWKNRESVELATLNWVFWFNHQRLLGPIGYIPPAEAEAQYYRQLANLDSAKVT; from the exons ATGAACAAAACAAACAAATATTCCCCCGAAGTAAAAGAACGAGCAGTCCGCCTGGTGCAAGAGCATCGCAGTGAGTACCCTTCGCTGTGGGCGACGATAGAATCGATTGCGCCCAAGATCGGCTGCGCGCCGCCGACATTGCATGATTGGGTAAAGAAGCACGAGATCGACACAGGCCTACGAGATGGCATCACCAGTGAAGAGCGCGAACGCATCAAAGCACTGGAGCGTGAGGTCAAGGAATTACGTCGCGCCAATGAAATTCTGAAACTGGCCAGTGCTTTTTTCG GCCCAGGCGGAGCTCGACCGCAAACTCAAATCCTGAGGTCGTTCATCGACCGGTATCGTGACACCCACGGGGTCGAGCCGATCTGCAAGGTATTGCAGGTCGCCCCGTCAGGGTATCGGCGTCACGCGGCCGAGCGGCGCAATCCGGCATTGCGTTGCACTCGTGCCCAACGCGATGAGGTTTTGATGCCAGAAATTCAGCGTGTGTGGCAGGCTAACCTGCAGGTGTATGGTGCCGACAAGGTATGGCGGCAACTTAAGCGCGAAGGAATGCAGGTAGCTCGCTGCACTGTTGAACGGCTCATGAAACGGTTGGGGCTGGAAGGTGTGCGGCGCGGCAAGGTTGTGCGAACCACGGTTCCGGACAAGGCGCTGCCGTGCCCGCTGGATCGCGTAAACCGGCAATTCAAGGCGGATCGCCCAAACCAGTTATGGGTGTCGGATTTCACCTATGTTTCCACCTGGCAGGGCTGGCTATATGTCGCGTTCGTCATCGACGTGTTTGCCCGGTGCATCGTGGGTTGGCGGGTCAGTTCCAGCATGCACACGGACTTCGTACTGGATGCGCTGGAGCAGGCTTTATACGCCCGGCAACCGGAGCTGGGTGCCTTGATTCACCACAGCGACCGGGGTTCCCAGTATGTCTCTATCCGTTATACGGAGCGGCTTGCCGAGGCTGGAATAGAACCGTCGGTTGGCAGTAAAGGAGATAGCTACGATAACGCACTAGCCGAAACGATCAACGGGCTTTACAAAGCTGAATTGATTCACAAGCAGGGGCCATGGAAAAACAGGGAATCCGTTGAATTGGCGACGTTGAACTGGGTGTTCTGGTTCAATCACCAGCGTTTGCTTGGACCCATCGGCTATATACCGCCGGCGGAAGCTGAGGCACAATACTACCGGCAGTTAGCCAACTTGGATTCTGCCAAAGTTACTTAA
- a CDS encoding sigma 54-interacting transcriptional regulator yields the protein MNNNPLSELTPVFFLQTFILELMHASEQQGQKHCEQLIEHIAKTAGCFFEETYRENTHKSEHLDVESYTELILGIKNNIGGKFSLASSNQDCITVTNTCCPFGEQVTNFPELCRMTSSVFGGIAARNFGYAKVEIKKSIARQDGKCEVCIYTNPHAAKGHAGMEYTDTTPVKEINDINELQCRIESSMQRLWHKQSTQISKKHQSPAIIAKSPMMQKILQSIEVIAPTLATVLIQGQTGVGKELIARAIHAMSDRCHKPFVTINCGAIPESLIESALFGHEKGAFTGAIEVHHGYFERAEGGTLFLDEVDSLSPAAQTRLLRVIQEAELERVGGKQTLAVDVRIISATNQNLESLVKQDLFRNDLYYRINVVRLSIPPLAERPEDLPYLVQLIIQRLNKRYNKEVESVSREVMQKIRAYHWPGNVRELENILERSILFVSSKKMTELDLELPTQAKNIVEWKNIKEHTLTKIEKSFLETALKQHHGNIKRVSENMGITSRAVYAKLKKYEINLAEFRILD from the coding sequence ATGAACAATAATCCGCTTTCTGAGTTAACACCGGTCTTTTTTCTACAAACCTTTATTCTTGAGCTTATGCATGCAAGCGAACAACAAGGACAAAAGCATTGCGAACAGTTGATAGAGCATATAGCCAAAACTGCAGGATGCTTTTTTGAAGAAACTTATCGGGAAAATACTCATAAAAGCGAACATCTCGATGTTGAAAGCTATACCGAACTCATACTCGGCATCAAAAACAATATCGGTGGTAAATTTTCACTGGCTTCCAGTAATCAGGACTGTATTACAGTTACCAACACCTGTTGTCCTTTCGGCGAGCAAGTTACCAACTTTCCTGAATTATGCAGAATGACATCCAGTGTATTTGGGGGTATCGCAGCCAGAAACTTTGGTTATGCCAAAGTTGAAATCAAAAAAAGTATAGCCCGCCAGGATGGCAAATGTGAAGTATGTATTTACACCAATCCACATGCAGCAAAAGGGCATGCCGGAATGGAATATACCGATACAACGCCAGTCAAGGAAATTAATGATATAAATGAATTGCAGTGTCGAATTGAATCAAGCATGCAAAGGCTTTGGCACAAACAAAGTACGCAAATATCAAAAAAACATCAGTCTCCTGCGATCATAGCAAAGTCACCGATGATGCAAAAAATACTGCAATCAATCGAGGTTATTGCACCTACTCTGGCAACGGTGTTAATACAGGGTCAGACAGGTGTAGGTAAAGAGCTGATAGCACGTGCCATACATGCGATGAGCGATCGCTGCCATAAACCATTCGTCACCATTAATTGCGGCGCAATTCCGGAAAGTCTGATTGAAAGTGCCTTGTTTGGACATGAGAAAGGCGCATTTACTGGTGCTATAGAAGTACACCATGGGTATTTTGAGCGAGCCGAAGGCGGCACTCTGTTTCTGGATGAAGTTGACTCATTATCGCCAGCGGCACAAACCCGATTGCTTCGTGTGATCCAGGAAGCAGAATTGGAAAGAGTTGGCGGAAAACAAACATTGGCAGTTGATGTAAGGATCATCTCAGCAACGAATCAAAATCTGGAAAGTCTCGTTAAACAGGATTTATTCCGCAATGATCTGTATTACCGCATCAATGTTGTTCGTTTAAGTATCCCCCCCTTGGCCGAGCGACCGGAAGATTTACCTTATCTTGTGCAATTGATCATTCAGCGATTGAACAAGAGGTATAACAAAGAAGTTGAATCAGTAAGCCGTGAAGTCATGCAGAAAATCCGCGCCTATCATTGGCCAGGCAACGTCCGTGAGTTAGAAAACATCCTTGAACGCAGCATCCTGTTCGTCAGCAGCAAAAAAATGACTGAATTGGATTTAGAGCTACCAACTCAAGCAAAAAACATCGTTGAGTGGAAAAACATAAAAGAACATACCCTTACAAAAATTGAGAAATCATTCCTTGAAACAGCTTTGAAACAGCATCACGGAAATATAAAAAGAGTCTCTGAGAACATGGGAATTACTTCTCGTGCTGTTTACGCCAAACTAAAAAAATACGAAATAAACTTGGCAGAATTTCGGATTCTTGATTAA
- a CDS encoding DUF3147 family protein, translated as MLYYTFKILLSAIVIVAITEIAKRNTGFAALVAALPLTSLFAFVWLYVDGSPLSQIAELSMQIFWLVLPSLLLFLLFPILLKHGLGFWLSLSLSAVVTIGCYFIFIFLLRHIGVQL; from the coding sequence ATGCTTTATTACACATTCAAAATCCTTCTCTCTGCCATTGTCATCGTGGCCATCACAGAAATTGCAAAGCGGAACACAGGCTTTGCTGCACTCGTAGCAGCTCTGCCACTTACATCATTGTTTGCGTTTGTTTGGCTCTACGTTGACGGCTCTCCGCTATCTCAGATTGCAGAACTTTCAATGCAAATTTTCTGGTTAGTATTACCTTCACTCCTATTGTTCTTGCTGTTTCCCATATTGCTTAAGCATGGCCTGGGTTTCTGGCTTAGTCTCAGTCTATCTGCTGTTGTTACCATTGGTTGTTATTTTATTTTCATATTTCTTCTGCGTCACATTGGGGTGCAATTGTAG
- a CDS encoding type IIL restriction-modification enzyme MmeI, whose protein sequence is MNAVEIEEAISKLAEQPFDPAQFPYAFLEAFGNKATTISRLRSGNSNKTDIAGAVLQYNNIHISACPAGEVLKTLEKLRNRPATNRQKAKFIHEVF, encoded by the coding sequence TTGAACGCTGTAGAGATTGAAGAAGCAATATCCAAACTGGCGGAGCAACCATTTGATCCGGCACAATTCCCTTATGCATTTTTGGAAGCATTTGGGAACAAGGCCACGACCATCAGCCGTCTGAGAAGCGGCAATAGCAACAAAACCGATATAGCAGGTGCAGTCCTCCAGTACAACAACATACATATTTCAGCCTGCCCAGCTGGTGAAGTGCTAAAAACACTGGAAAAACTCAGAAACAGACCAGCAACCAATCGCCAGAAAGCCAAGTTTATTCATGAAGTTTTTTAG
- a CDS encoding glycosyltransferase family 39 protein, which translates to MKNILENMRSLPARLMQAPGVPQFSIVVPTLNEADNIDPLLTRLSALELTPGSFEVIFVDDASQDGTADKVCAWEGRANLQLLERRGKPDLTGSILAGVALARSDVIVVMDADLSHPPERLAALVAPVLNGSHDVAVGSRYVPGGSTEGWPMHRQWLSRAGNWLAHPLCDVNDATSGFFAFRRELATTIAERARGYKILLELLVAGQGKLRVIEVPICFRDRTHGTSKLSFQHQWTYLQRLMVLSGGTVSIGTASRFAAVGLFGAVIDIALFQLLISQGAGLAQAHIMSFLVAASVNYSLNSKWSFRPHHPGYLRWLHFGRSLVVGLFALLMRGGILALMVYDWQVPTILAIFPAIAVTAIINYLGSAFYVFPIRSSPPSADVRWRVASLGIVALAVILRLVYLNQAELLPHEAYYWNYAQHMDLSFLDHPPMVAWLIWLGTAIFGDNEFGVRIGAFICGLITMGYSYALARNLYDKTTGMRTALLLAILPLGFTSGILMTPDAPLLAAWAATLYYMERVLLADRKWAWLGMGIAFGLGILSKYTMGLLGPAALLFMILDPTSRRWLLRFQPYLAAMLALLIFSPVIIWNIEHQWISFLFQSARRIDGSYEFSVHVLIMQILILLTPTGFLAVSLALIRCVPIMALKTGGNVLTNRNQLFILIFTVVPLSVFVIYSIFHTMDSHLFWNGPVWLAVLPTVAWMMGQTGQVSASVSRLQNTWKPTITVTLLLYATVFHYTVLGLPWMPYPSFVIDNYFWREASNEIEKIEAELRMSTGKEPIVVGMNKFSAASELSFYDNDGGAKEVRSRNMFGGGAVMYALWYPLQQPTSQPIILVGTKPQELEHDSKGRPLENWLHELSPIYFHTIFRGNIPVRHLYYRVAQGYTGNKGNLE; encoded by the coding sequence ATGAAAAATATCCTCGAAAACATGCGTTCATTGCCTGCCCGATTGATGCAAGCACCAGGCGTACCACAATTCTCCATAGTGGTTCCTACACTGAATGAAGCAGATAACATTGACCCCTTATTAACGCGTTTGTCTGCTTTGGAACTGACTCCAGGAAGTTTTGAAGTTATTTTTGTTGATGATGCGTCGCAAGATGGAACAGCCGACAAGGTGTGTGCGTGGGAAGGGCGTGCAAATTTGCAGCTGCTTGAGCGTCGTGGAAAGCCGGATCTGACGGGTTCGATACTGGCTGGCGTTGCGCTTGCCCGGAGTGATGTTATTGTCGTGATGGATGCAGATCTCAGTCATCCGCCGGAGCGGTTGGCTGCACTGGTGGCACCAGTACTGAATGGCAGCCATGATGTGGCGGTTGGTAGTCGTTATGTTCCCGGCGGCAGCACTGAGGGTTGGCCAATGCATCGTCAATGGTTGTCGCGCGCAGGTAACTGGCTTGCTCACCCTCTTTGCGATGTGAACGACGCAACCTCGGGTTTTTTTGCTTTTCGTCGGGAATTGGCTACGACCATTGCGGAGCGTGCGCGTGGATACAAGATTCTGCTCGAGTTGCTCGTAGCCGGGCAAGGCAAACTCAGAGTTATCGAAGTACCGATCTGTTTTCGCGATCGTACGCATGGCACATCTAAGTTGTCTTTTCAACATCAATGGACTTATTTGCAACGTTTGATGGTGCTTTCCGGTGGTACCGTATCGATCGGTACAGCCAGCCGATTTGCGGCAGTTGGATTGTTTGGCGCCGTGATCGACATAGCGCTGTTCCAATTACTCATAAGCCAAGGGGCAGGTCTTGCGCAGGCGCATATCATGAGCTTTCTTGTGGCCGCTAGTGTAAATTATTCCCTTAATTCAAAGTGGTCGTTTCGTCCGCATCATCCAGGTTATTTGCGCTGGCTTCATTTTGGCCGTTCCCTGGTAGTCGGATTGTTTGCTTTGCTGATGCGCGGGGGGATTCTGGCGTTGATGGTTTATGACTGGCAGGTACCCACGATACTGGCTATTTTTCCGGCTATCGCCGTCACGGCCATTATTAATTATCTCGGCTCCGCTTTCTATGTATTTCCTATTAGGAGCTCTCCACCATCGGCGGATGTACGCTGGCGCGTGGCTTCGCTTGGAATCGTAGCGCTGGCTGTGATACTTCGCCTCGTTTATCTTAATCAGGCCGAGCTTTTGCCGCATGAGGCTTACTACTGGAACTATGCGCAGCACATGGATCTGAGTTTTCTGGATCATCCGCCCATGGTTGCTTGGCTGATCTGGCTGGGTACCGCCATCTTCGGGGACAATGAATTCGGCGTCAGGATCGGCGCATTTATCTGTGGCCTGATTACTATGGGCTATTCATACGCATTAGCGCGCAATCTTTACGACAAGACAACCGGTATGCGCACGGCGTTGTTGTTGGCCATATTGCCGCTCGGCTTTACCTCCGGCATTCTGATGACACCGGACGCACCTTTGCTGGCCGCATGGGCCGCTACGCTTTACTATATGGAACGAGTGTTGCTGGCGGATCGCAAATGGGCCTGGTTGGGGATGGGTATAGCCTTTGGCTTGGGTATTCTTTCAAAGTATACAATGGGACTATTGGGTCCAGCTGCGCTGTTATTTATGATCCTGGATCCAACTTCACGCCGCTGGCTGCTGCGTTTCCAACCATACCTTGCGGCCATGCTTGCCCTGCTAATTTTTTCCCCTGTGATCATCTGGAATATAGAACACCAATGGATTTCTTTTTTGTTCCAAAGCGCACGCAGAATAGATGGCAGCTATGAGTTTTCTGTGCATGTACTAATCATGCAAATTTTAATTTTGCTCACACCCACTGGATTTCTAGCGGTATCGCTGGCACTGATACGTTGCGTGCCCATTATGGCGTTAAAAACTGGAGGAAATGTATTAACTAATCGTAATCAACTTTTTATACTTATATTCACTGTCGTACCACTGTCTGTTTTTGTGATATACAGCATCTTCCATACCATGGATTCTCACTTATTTTGGAACGGCCCTGTATGGCTTGCAGTGCTGCCAACTGTTGCATGGATGATGGGCCAAACTGGACAGGTCAGCGCTTCCGTGAGTCGTCTACAAAATACTTGGAAGCCCACTATCACAGTGACTCTGCTGCTTTATGCGACAGTATTCCACTATACGGTGCTTGGATTGCCATGGATGCCCTATCCCAGTTTTGTAATAGACAATTATTTCTGGCGCGAAGCTTCTAATGAAATCGAAAAGATTGAAGCTGAGTTGCGGATGAGTACCGGCAAGGAGCCTATTGTTGTAGGTATGAATAAATTCTCCGCAGCCAGCGAACTATCTTTTTATGATAACGATGGAGGCGCTAAGGAAGTCCGGTCGCGTAACATGTTCGGTGGCGGGGCTGTCATGTATGCCTTATGGTATCCCTTACAGCAACCAACTTCGCAACCGATCATTCTGGTGGGAACCAAACCACAAGAACTGGAACATGATTCAAAAGGAAGACCTCTTGAAAATTGGCTTCATGAGCTAAGTCCGATCTATTTCCACACTATATTCCGCGGAAATATCCCTGTACGGCATCTATACTACAGGGTTGCACAAGGCTATACAGGGAATAAGGGAAATCTCGAGTAA